Within the Cystobacter fuscus DSM 2262 genome, the region AGAAGCCCGCCGTCCCTCCGGGGGTGGCCCGATCGGAGTAGTTGCCCAGGGACCAGAGGACGGACGGACCAGAGGAAGAGGGCCACAGGCCCAGGCTCGAGACGACACCGTCGGTGGTCCTCCACGGGAACGGATGATCCACGAAAGCGCCGTCCCCCTTGCCGAGCAGGAGCCGGAGGCCGTAGCGGGTGCCCACGAGCGCGTCCAGGTGGCCATCCCCATCGGCATCACCCGCCACGATGCGCCCGGAGCTCGTCAGGCGGAACGGTTCCTCGGCCAGCGCGAGGCGCCCCGTTCCGTCGTTGCGCAGCAGCAGGAACTCCCCAGTCCGGGACACATATTGACTGCTGTAGTTGCGGCCGCCCGCGTTGATGGCCACGTCTGGCGCGCCATCCCCGTTGAAGTCACCGACCGCGAGCCCCTCGGGGGACACCCCCGCGTAGAAGGAGGCACGCAGCCACTTCCCGCGCGTGTCGCCACCGCCCGAATCCGGAGGCGATCCGGAGGGAGGGTCCGTGGGCAGCTCGGGCGGGTCCTTGGGGGCGTCTCCCGGCGGGGGCGTCGACGGCTGGCTCGGCCGAGGGGGCGGCTTCAGCCCACCCGGGAGCGCCGGGAGGTCCGCACCGGGCAACTTCACCCCACACGCCAGGAACAACCCCGCGCCCACCACCAGGCCGATCCGCGTCCTCATCCGACCCCTCCAAAACACACTTGCCGGTTCCTTCACTGCCCGTGCAGCACATGCGCACGAGCAGGAGGACCGGCAAGGGAGGACGCTTCAGGAGAGGAAAGGAGCGTCAGACACGCTCCAAACCGCTACCGCCACTGGTAGGCGCGCACCCAGTCGACTTCCATCGTCTGGGGCGTGTTGCGGATGAGGTCCGCCGTGGACTGCGGCACGCCGGGGTACGGGTAGGTGGCGCCGTTGACGCCCTGCGGATAGCTGCCGCCCACCGCCAGGTTGAGGATGATGTAGTACGGCTTGTCGTACACCCAGTTGCCGTACCGGGTGACCTCCGACTTCGGCGTGGTCTTCACCAGCACGTCGTCGATGTACCACTTGATGTCCGTGGGAGAGTACTCGGTGCGGTACACGTGCCAGTTGCTGACGGAGGAGTTCGGGTAGAAGCGGCTGTTGATGGGCGTGTTGCCCGAGTAGCCCGGACCATGCAGCGCGCCCGACGTCCAGTCGCTGTAGCCAACGTTCTCCAGGATGTCGAGCTCGCCGCACGCGGGCCAGCCCACCGTATTGATGTCATTGCCGAGCAGCCAGAACGCCGGCCAGAGGCCCGGGCCCACCGGCAGCTTGATGCGCGCCTCGATGCGGCCGTGCGCGAACTCGCGCTTGCCCGCGCTCTCCAGGCGGCCCGAGGTGTACGGGTAGCCGTTGGTCGGCTGGTAGCGGGCGATGAGCTTGAGGGTGCCGTTGCTGACCTGCACGTTCTCCGACGAGGTCGTGTACTGCTGCTGCTCGTTGTTCACGTGGATGTTGGTGACATAGGCCCAGTTGGACGTGTTGATGCTGGTGCCGTCGAACTCGTCGTTCCAGACCTGCACCCAGCCGCCGCCCGGGTTGCCACCTCCACCGCCCACGGACGCCCACGAGAAGGCCTCCCAGCACCCGCCCGAGGCCGCGCGGTTGGCGAACAGGGGCGCCCCGGCCTGGTTTCCGTCGGAGGACACGAACTGGCCGTTGCTCCGGGCCTTCAAGCCAATGGTGCCGTTGCCGTAGTCCACCCACTGGAAGTGCTCCCAGTCGCTCGCGCTCGCGCGGTTGGCCACGAGCCGCCCGCCCAGGTTCGTGTCCGCCGACACGTACTGGCCCGTCTCCGCCACGCGCAGCGTGATGTAGCCATTGCCCGCGTCACCCACCTGGAACTGCTCCCAGCCGGCCGCGGCGGCGCGGTTGGCCACCAGGGGCGCGTCCGCGCTGAGGTTCTTGTCCGCCGACACGTACTGCTGGGTGGTGCACGCCTTGAGCCAGATCGTCTGCCCGATGGGCGCCGCCGCCAGCGGACGCGTCTGGGTCTCGGTGATCAGGTCGGCCGGCACCTGCGCGGCGCCACCACAGGCCCCAGCGCCCAGCACCACGCCCCCCATCCCCACCGTCAGCAACCCGCGCATTCCCAGCGACTTCCACAGCCTCGAGATCATTGGAACTCCTCGTACATGTCGGGCCCGGCTTCATCTTGGCTGCCAGGGCAGGCACAAGGTGTCTTATTGGAAAACCGAGGAAAACTTAAATGAATGAGGCTGTTCACGAATGAACACTCATGGGTTTTCCCCTCGGAAGACGACTTTTTTGACCCGGAAAAGAGCCCCGGATTCTCTTGTTTCACTGGGTCCGCGCCCGGCGGCCCGCCTGCCCTGGAAGCACCCCGGAAAGGCCAGGGACGAGGGGAGGGAACACATGGGGTTGTGAAGGGGTGCGAACCGTCCCCGGTGCTCCGTGGCGCCTGACCTTCCAGCGCAAGCTGTTGCTCGCCTCCGCCGCGGTGCTGCTGCCGGTGATGGTGCTGCTGAGCGTGGATCTCGTCGAGGACGCGCGGATGACGCGCAAGACGCTCCTGGACGCCCAGCGCCTCACGGCCCATGCCGTCGCCGTGCAGGTCACCGAGTCCTTCGAGGCGGCGATCGATCTGGGCTGGGCGCTGGCCAATGATCCCCTCGTGCACACGCTCAACCCCGAGCTGCTGGACGCGCACCTGCTGAAGCTCACCGGGCACCACAACCGCTTCAGCTCGGTCGGGGTCTACGACGCCCAGGGCCACAACCGCGGCTGGGGGGATCCGGAGATGCCCGCCGAGCCCCGGCTCTGGATTGGAGACCGGCCCTACTTCCAGAAGGTGATGGCCACCAACACGCCCGTCGTCTCGGAGGTGCTCGAGCTGCGGCGACCCATGCGCACGGCGCTGCTCGTCGCCGTGCCGCTGCGCGACGACCAGGGACAACCCATGGGCATGGTCAGCGTGGTGATGGAGACCCACCTGCTGGCCCAACGCTATCTCTCCGCCCGGCACCACTCCCAGCAGGAGATCCTCCTGGTGGACCCCGCCGGCCGGCTGGCCTTCCACACCCACTCCCCCACCCTGCCCTTCGCGCGAGGCCTGGCCTTCGCCTCGTTCCCCCCGCTGCTCGGAGCGCTCGAGGGCCGCGCCATGCGAATCACCCAGGCCACGGACCCGCTCACCCAGGAGAACATCCTGGGAGCCTTCGTGCCCACGCCCCGCTACGGCTGGGCCGTGGGGGTGATGGCCTCGCGCGAGCTCGCGATGGCCCCGCTCACCCAGCGGCTGTACCTGAAGCTGGGCGCCATCCTCGGCATCACGCTGTTCAGCGGCATGCTGGCCGTGGTGCTGTCGCGCCGCCAGACGCGGCCGGTGCGTCAGCTCCAGTCGCTCGCCCACGCCCTGGGCCAGGGGGACATGGCCCGGCGCGCCCACATCCAGACGGGCGACGAGATGGAGGAGCTCGGCGAGGCCTTCAACCAGATGGCCACCCACATCGCCCAGCGGCAGCGCGAAGTGGACGCCCTGCGCGCCGAGGCCGAGGATCATGCCCGACAACTCGCCGCCATCATCGCCAGCGTGCCGGATGCCATCCTCCTGGCCAGTCCGGACGGGCGGTTGTTCGACGCCAATCCCGCCGGGCTGCGGCTGCTGGGCGTCACGGATCACTCCCAGTTGGAGGTGCTCCTGAGCGCTCACCTCCAGCGCTCGTGGATCCGCCATCCCGATGGCCACCCCCTGGCGCTGGAGGAGCTGCCCCTGATGCGCGCACTGCGGGGGGAGACCTTCTCGGACCTGGAGCTGCGCATGCGCTCGCTCACGGGCGAGGAGTACCTCGTGAGCGTCAACGGGGCGCCGGTGCGCGACGCCACCGGGCGGATCATCCTCGGGGAGGTCGTCCTCCACGACATCACCGAGCGCAAGAAGATCGAGGAGGAGCGGGCGCGGCTCCTGGCGCGAGAGCAGGCCCTGGCCCGCGTCGGGCAGGCCCTGGTGCGCGAGGTGGAACTCGAGCGCATCTCCTCCGTGGCCAGCGAGCAGTGCCGCCAGGCGCTCGGCGCGGATGCCGTCGGGCTGTGGCTGGCGCACCCGGATCCCTCGCGCTTCACCTGGGTGGCCGCCCATGGCTTCTCGTCGGCGAGCCACGCGGACATGGCGGAGCTGCCCCTGTGCGAGCTGTCCCCCGGGGCCGTCCAGGACGAGGCGATCCAGCTCATCGACGCCCAGGGGAGCGCGGACGTGTCCTTCCCGGGCCACGCGCTGGCGAAGCGGGAAGGCTTCGCCAGCGTGGTGCTCATCCCCCTGCACTCGCGCGGGCGATTGGTGGGCGTCCTGGCGTGCTTCTCCCGGGAGCCGCTGGAGCTGTCCGCGAGCGAGCGCGAGTTCCACACCACCGTGGGCCAGCTCGTCGCCGTGGCCATCGAGAAGGCCCGGCTGTTCCAGGAGGTGCGCGAGGCCCTGCGGCTGCGCGAGGAGTTCATGTCGGCGGCGGCCCACGAGCTGAAGACGCCGGTGACCACGCTCCAGACGTGGGCGGACATCCTCACCTGGAAGGAGCCGGGCTCCGAGCGCCAGCGCAAGGGACTCGCCGCCATCTCCCGGGGGGCCCGGCGGCTGGGACGGCTCGTGGAGCACCTGTTCACGGCCCTGCGGATGGCACCGGGCCTGACGAAGCTGGAGCGGGACCGCGTGGATCTGCGCGCCTTGCTGGCCGAGCATGTCGCCAGCCTGTCGCGCAGCACGGATCACCCCATCCACCTCGTCGCCGAGGAGACGCCCATCATCGAGGCGGACCGACAGCGCATGGGCGAGGTGCTGGCGCACCTGCTGGAGAACGCCCTGCGCTACTCCCCGCCCGCCCGTCCCATCGAGGTCCGGCTGGGATGCGCGGGCAACGAGGCCGTGGTGTCGGTCCACGACCATGGCCCCGGCATTCCCCTCGAGCGCCAGCCCCATGTCTTCGAGCCGCTCTACGAGCCCCTGCCCTCCGGGGCGCCAGGCTACGCGGGCATGGCCGGACTGGGGCTGCACCTGAGCTCACGCATCATCGAGGCGCATGGTGGCCGCATCTGGCTGGAGAGCACCCCCGGCGAGGGCACCACGTTCTGCTTCAGCCTGCCGCTGCACGGGGTGGAGGGCACGCGGCACGCCAACGCCTGAGTTCCAGCGGACCTCGCGCGCGTGCGTTAAAAACGGGGGGCTCATGTCCAGCCACGCCCCTGCCCTGGGACGACTCCAGGTCCTCACGATCCTCTTCGTCGCCCTGATCCAGCTGCCCACGGTGATCTGGGCCTGCGCGCTCACCCACTCGCCCCTACCGGCGCTGGTGGCGGTGCTGGTGTCCCTCCCCTATCTGCGCCACCTGCGGACGCCCTGGCAGTCCACGAGCCCCGCGCGCATGGCCTACCTGACGCTGGGCTGGTGGACAGCCTGCCTGGTGTTCAGCGTGCTCCTGCTTCCCGCCACGCTGGCCATCCATGCGGGCCTGCCCCGCGCCTGGGTCTGGGGCGGGTGTGGCGTCTTCGCGCTCGCCGTGGGGGCGCACTCGGTGCTCGGCCGGCCCCGACTGCGGCGGCTCGAGGTGCGCGTGGAGGGGCTCGCCCCCGAGCTGGACGGCTACCGCATCGGGCAGATCTCCGACGTGCACTGCGGCCCCTATGTCCCCGAGAGCCGCGTGGCCACCTGGGTCGCCCGCCTCAATGCCCTCGACGTCGACCTGATGTCCGTCACGGGGGACCTCATCACCCAGGGCTCCTCGCACGTCGAGGCGGTCTCCCGGGCGCTCGGCGGGCTGCGGGCCCGGGATGGAGTGTTCGCCTGCATGGGCAACCACGACTACTTCACGGACGGGGAGCACTTCGTCCAGGCCCTGGAGCGGCAGGGCCTGACCGTGCTGCGCAACCGCGGCGTGGTGGTGAAACGGGGCAACGCGAGCCTGTACGTCGCGGGGGTGGACGACACCTGGACCTCGCGCCATGACTTGCGGAGGGCCCTCGCGGCGCGGCCGGACGGAGTCCCCACGGTGCTGCTCGCGCATGACCCCAACCTGTTTCCCCAGGCCCAGGCCCGCCAGATCGAGCTGACCTTGTCGGGCCACACCCACGGCGGGCAGCTCGCGGTACCGGGCGTGCGCGACCTGTCACTGGCCCGGTTCATCAGCCGGTGGACGGCGGGGCTCTACCGACAGGGCCGCTCGTGGCTGTACGTGAACCGCGGCGCGGGCACCACCGGGCCACCGGTGCGGCTGGGCGCTCCGGCGGAGCTGGCCGTCATCACCCTGCGCCGGGCCTGAGCCCCTTCATGCCGACGCCACCCGCCCGATGAGGTGTGCCATCGTGCGCGCCGGGCATGCTCCTCGCGCCACGCGGGGGGCACGGGCCCACGTCACGTCTGGAGAGTTCCACATGTCGGGATTGAAGAAGTACACGGGCGGCTGTCACTGCGGGAAGGTCGCGTACGAGGTGAGCGCGAACCTGGACAACGTCATCTCCTGCAACTGCAGCATCTGCCAGAAGCGGGGCCTGCTGCTCACCTTCGTGCCCCCCGAGCAGTTCGTCCTCCAGAAAGGCGAGGAGAAGGCGCTCACCGACTACCAGTTCAACAAGAAGGTCATCCACCACATGTTCTGCCCGGAGTGCGGCGTGGAGTCGTTCGCCACGGGGACCACGCCGGACGGCAAGAGGATGTACGCCATCAACGTGCGGTGCCTGGAGGACGTGGACCTCGCCGCCCTCAAGCCCCAGCCGGTCGACGGCCGGCGCTTCTAGCGCGCATCCTCCGCCGGGATGGGAAACCCCACCGCCCGGCTCGGCGGGGCGCTCGCAGGGGTCGGCTTCCCTCTGGAGCGGGGCAGATGGTACGTCCGTTTCTGTCCGTCCGAGTCCTGCCTTCCCATCGGGGGGGCCATTGGCATTTTTTACACACACATTGGCGACTGCAAGGAAGCCCCTAGATAGCAGTTGCCGGGCGGCTCCATGCGGCTTGAAATCCAACCGCCCGATTTACTTTGAACGAGAGCGTACTCGCCGTGAAGGCTTGGATACTGCGGGTGGCTGTTGCTCGCGTGCTTGTTTCTTCAACTCCTCGCGCGCTCCCGGGGCTGGACGCCGAAGGGCTGAGTTGGGCTAAAGCTCCTCGCGGAAAATCTCGGGGAAGAGGCCGTTACGGGCTAGCAGACAGAAGTTCGCTAGGATTGTCTTCGCGTAATGGGCTATGAGCGGCTCGTCCGGGAATTCCTCGCGCAACGCGCGCTCAAGTTCGGCGGAGAGTGCCGCTAGCTTTTCGACGTCCTGACCCGCTTCCTCTCGGACCTTCTCGATCCTGAGGGTGACATTAGAGAGGCCAAAGGCAGCCGCCGTCTTTTCTGACGCAGTCATTAGCGCGCCACCGGGCGGGGAAACTGCCGCTCAAGCCAGGCGACGATGACCGCATGGAGACTCTCGATGCCCGGCAGGCTTTGGAAGCCCTCGCACAGTTTTTCTTGCCAGAGTGCCACCGTTATCGCCTCGTGATTGAGCCGCTCGACGAGCCGCGTCACAACCGCCGTCCGGGGCGTTTGACTGAGACTGGAATCAAACTCGTACCGCTCCCGGTGGAGGCAGTGAAGGAGCAGCCGCGCCGTCAGGCACTCCCGGGGGGTGCGGGGGAGGTTTCGCCGCGACTCCTCCAGGCCCGAGTCCCGCGTGGCACGTCGGACGCGCTCGCGGCAACTGGTTAGCTCGGGCGCCCCCGGGCTTGGCTGGGACAGGAGCAGCTCGTCCACGTCCGGCGGGGCCTGGGTCGGCCGCTTGGCTGCGCGCAGTTCGTCCGCGGCCCATAGGCCCAGCTCGGCGGTGGGGGGGAGCACACGGGTGTTGGGCGAGCGTGGGAAAGGCGTCGTCGCCCCCTGCTTCCCCGGCTGGCCCACCACGGGGGCGCCAGCTCCGGCCGGAGTGTAGGCGGGTGCGGGAAACACTGGCGGCGCGTCTGGCATGGGCGCCACAGCTTGGGCGTGAGCCGTCGTCGAGCAGAGGGCAGCCAGAAGAAGTAGCCAAGCGTACATAGAGGATCCACCCGCAGGAGGAGGTGAACTTGTACTCGTTCTTTACCGCTTCCTCAATGCCTAGAACGCTAACCGCTCGGCCCTGCTGTGAGTCCTCATCGACGCCGATAAAGAGAATGCCTCCGCCGTTATTTGCAAAAGATGTCGCATCGCGTCGAAGCTCCTCTTTGTCCCTATCCCTCTTGTCTGGAGGTTTGCGCTGATCCCAGTAGGCATCCCGTTTGAAGTCGAGATGTGGGCCTTCGGTAAGTCCTTTAATCACCAGAGCCAGCAGTCCATCCCAAGTATCGATCTTATTCAGGTCCTTCATGACTTAACCTCCGTTCGTAGATGTCGGCAGGATCGGAGTCCAACACAGGATGCTGTCGCAGCCTACCTCGTCTTGGAGTAGACGCAGTCCATGGACGAGAAGATGCAACGCCACCTGGGGGAGGCGGCCCGGGCTGCCCGCTTGCGGTTGGGACTCACGCAGGCCGAGGTGGCCAAGCAGGTTCGCCTCAAGCCCGCCGTTTATGGTCGGATCGAGCGCGGGAAGATGACGCCCAGCGTGCCCTCCCTACGCCGTATCTGCACGGTCCTGGGACTCTCTTCGGACCTGCTTCTGTCCCTGGCTCCTCGGGAGGAGAAGGGGTCGGCCGCCAAGCGCTCATCCGAGCCGGTCGAGCACCCGGAGTTGAGTCGCATCATCCACATCCTACGCGGTTGGCCCCCAGAACGATTGGCGCTCGCTCGCAAATTGCTGGAGACAGCCCACTCCCACTTCTCCAAGTGAACGCCCGTACTCCGGGGGCTCTTTTGACCCGAGCGTCTACTCGTCCCCGGCCGACACCAGGGTACGCGCCATCACGCTCATGGCCGCCAGCTTCTTGTCGTCCATCTGGCGCAGGGTGCG harbors:
- a CDS encoding metallophosphoesterase → MSSHAPALGRLQVLTILFVALIQLPTVIWACALTHSPLPALVAVLVSLPYLRHLRTPWQSTSPARMAYLTLGWWTACLVFSVLLLPATLAIHAGLPRAWVWGGCGVFALAVGAHSVLGRPRLRRLEVRVEGLAPELDGYRIGQISDVHCGPYVPESRVATWVARLNALDVDLMSVTGDLITQGSSHVEAVSRALGGLRARDGVFACMGNHDYFTDGEHFVQALERQGLTVLRNRGVVVKRGNASLYVAGVDDTWTSRHDLRRALAARPDGVPTVLLAHDPNLFPQAQARQIELTLSGHTHGGQLAVPGVRDLSLARFISRWTAGLYRQGRSWLYVNRGAGTTGPPVRLGAPAELAVITLRRA
- a CDS encoding helix-turn-helix transcriptional regulator codes for the protein MDEKMQRHLGEAARAARLRLGLTQAEVAKQVRLKPAVYGRIERGKMTPSVPSLRRICTVLGLSSDLLLSLAPREEKGSAAKRSSEPVEHPELSRIIHILRGWPPERLALARKLLETAHSHFSK
- a CDS encoding AlbA family DNA-binding domain-containing protein, coding for MKDLNKIDTWDGLLALVIKGLTEGPHLDFKRDAYWDQRKPPDKRDRDKEELRRDATSFANNGGGILFIGVDEDSQQGRAVSVLGIEEAVKNEYKFTSSCGWILYVRLATSSGCPLLDDGSRPSCGAHARRAASVSRTRLHSGRSWRPRGGPAGEAGGDDAFPTLAQHPCAPPHRRAGPMGRGRTARSQAADPGPAGRGRAAPVPAKPGGARANQLPRARPTCHAGLGPGGVAAKPPPHPPGVPDGAAAPSLPPPGAVRV
- a CDS encoding family 16 glycosylhydrolase gives rise to the protein MISRLWKSLGMRGLLTVGMGGVVLGAGACGGAAQVPADLITETQTRPLAAAPIGQTIWLKACTTQQYVSADKNLSADAPLVANRAAAAGWEQFQVGDAGNGYITLRVAETGQYVSADTNLGGRLVANRASASDWEHFQWVDYGNGTIGLKARSNGQFVSSDGNQAGAPLFANRAASGGCWEAFSWASVGGGGGNPGGGWVQVWNDEFDGTSINTSNWAYVTNIHVNNEQQQYTTSSENVQVSNGTLKLIARYQPTNGYPYTSGRLESAGKREFAHGRIEARIKLPVGPGLWPAFWLLGNDINTVGWPACGELDILENVGYSDWTSGALHGPGYSGNTPINSRFYPNSSVSNWHVYRTEYSPTDIKWYIDDVLVKTTPKSEVTRYGNWVYDKPYYIILNLAVGGSYPQGVNGATYPYPGVPQSTADLIRNTPQTMEVDWVRAYQWR
- a CDS encoding ATP-binding protein — protein: MRTVPGAPWRLTFQRKLLLASAAVLLPVMVLLSVDLVEDARMTRKTLLDAQRLTAHAVAVQVTESFEAAIDLGWALANDPLVHTLNPELLDAHLLKLTGHHNRFSSVGVYDAQGHNRGWGDPEMPAEPRLWIGDRPYFQKVMATNTPVVSEVLELRRPMRTALLVAVPLRDDQGQPMGMVSVVMETHLLAQRYLSARHHSQQEILLVDPAGRLAFHTHSPTLPFARGLAFASFPPLLGALEGRAMRITQATDPLTQENILGAFVPTPRYGWAVGVMASRELAMAPLTQRLYLKLGAILGITLFSGMLAVVLSRRQTRPVRQLQSLAHALGQGDMARRAHIQTGDEMEELGEAFNQMATHIAQRQREVDALRAEAEDHARQLAAIIASVPDAILLASPDGRLFDANPAGLRLLGVTDHSQLEVLLSAHLQRSWIRHPDGHPLALEELPLMRALRGETFSDLELRMRSLTGEEYLVSVNGAPVRDATGRIILGEVVLHDITERKKIEEERARLLAREQALARVGQALVREVELERISSVASEQCRQALGADAVGLWLAHPDPSRFTWVAAHGFSSASHADMAELPLCELSPGAVQDEAIQLIDAQGSADVSFPGHALAKREGFASVVLIPLHSRGRLVGVLACFSREPLELSASEREFHTTVGQLVAVAIEKARLFQEVREALRLREEFMSAAAHELKTPVTTLQTWADILTWKEPGSERQRKGLAAISRGARRLGRLVEHLFTALRMAPGLTKLERDRVDLRALLAEHVASLSRSTDHPIHLVAEETPIIEADRQRMGEVLAHLLENALRYSPPARPIEVRLGCAGNEAVVSVHDHGPGIPLERQPHVFEPLYEPLPSGAPGYAGMAGLGLHLSSRIIEAHGGRIWLESTPGEGTTFCFSLPLHGVEGTRHANA
- a CDS encoding GFA family protein, coding for MSGLKKYTGGCHCGKVAYEVSANLDNVISCNCSICQKRGLLLTFVPPEQFVLQKGEEKALTDYQFNKKVIHHMFCPECGVESFATGTTPDGKRMYAINVRCLEDVDLAALKPQPVDGRRF